A genome region from Bradyrhizobium guangzhouense includes the following:
- a CDS encoding shikimate dehydrogenase family protein — protein sequence MTSLTGKTRVHALIGSPISQVLAPGWLTKRMEDAGYDGVLVPLQVERGNLDTALAALKAMLNIDSILITLPHKFGAIAHCDRLSDRAKVLGAINAMRREQDGRWLGDNFDGAGLTAGLKKAGHAIAGKNVFMVGAGGAGSSIGVSMLEEGARRLTFHDLDASNQNSLFDRLSKAYPGKVSIDTAVPRDCDIVVNATSAGLRDGDPLPVDPAQLAPHMIVADVITDPVPTRLLSEAAKIGCATRDGTHMLDGQIALLFSFMTSGH from the coding sequence ATGACCTCACTGACCGGAAAGACACGCGTTCATGCGCTAATAGGCTCGCCTATTTCGCAGGTGCTGGCACCGGGCTGGCTGACCAAGCGAATGGAGGATGCCGGATATGACGGTGTGCTGGTGCCGCTGCAGGTCGAGAGAGGCAATCTTGACACGGCTCTGGCGGCCCTCAAAGCAATGCTCAACATCGACAGTATTCTTATCACGCTGCCACACAAATTCGGGGCGATCGCGCATTGCGACCGCCTGTCTGATCGCGCCAAGGTCCTCGGGGCGATCAACGCCATGCGACGAGAACAGGACGGCCGCTGGCTCGGCGACAATTTCGACGGTGCCGGTCTGACTGCCGGATTGAAGAAGGCGGGCCATGCCATCGCCGGCAAAAACGTGTTCATGGTCGGCGCGGGCGGTGCAGGCTCCTCGATCGGCGTCTCCATGCTCGAAGAAGGCGCCCGCCGGTTGACCTTCCACGACCTCGACGCGTCAAACCAGAACAGCCTGTTTGACAGGCTTAGTAAGGCATATCCAGGCAAGGTCTCCATCGATACTGCCGTTCCTCGCGATTGCGATATTGTCGTCAATGCGACGTCGGCAGGCTTGCGGGACGGCGACCCGCTACCAGTCGATCCCGCTCAACTTGCGCCGCACATGATCGTTGCCGACGTTATCACCGATCCGGTCCCGACAAGGCTCCTGTCGGAGGCAGCCAAGATTGGCTGCGCCACGCGAGACGGCACGCACATGCTGGATGGACAGATCGCGCTTCTGTTCTCCTTCATGACCTCTGGTCATTGA
- a CDS encoding nuclear transport factor 2 family protein, with translation MGALTKAAQAEALIRRYFQACNDADHQALLDCFTSNAVHYFPPGLPGAPWRGAQAIADGWVWCVKTMGSRWTIEKVLASSDGHEAVIEWTHWKTALGEVLRGDEWYVFNDDVTRIAEIRAYYASPVNKAETVNKLHDFDYEARGYAMAPPSPPPKLS, from the coding sequence ATGGGTGCGCTCACGAAAGCCGCGCAGGCGGAGGCCTTGATCCGCCGATACTTTCAAGCCTGCAACGATGCCGATCACCAGGCGCTGCTGGACTGCTTCACGAGCAATGCTGTCCACTATTTCCCACCCGGCCTGCCTGGTGCGCCCTGGCGCGGCGCTCAGGCAATAGCCGACGGCTGGGTCTGGTGTGTCAAAACGATGGGATCGCGCTGGACCATTGAGAAGGTTCTGGCCAGCTCGGACGGCCACGAAGCGGTGATCGAATGGACCCATTGGAAGACGGCCCTTGGTGAGGTGCTGCGCGGCGATGAATGGTACGTCTTCAACGACGACGTCACACGGATTGCCGAGATCCGGGCCTACTATGCCTCTCCCGTCAACAAGGCCGAGACAGTCAACAAGCTGCATGACTTCGACTATGAGGCCAGGGGCTATGCCATGGCGCCGCCCTCGCCTCCGCCCAAATTGTCCTGA
- a CDS encoding ribonuclease activity regulator RraA, with amino-acid sequence MAPIASQTLEKLKACSTATLTTQLFKRNYRQQFLVGITPLNPSAGAFAGEAFTLRFIPSREDKDWDLSDLRKRGEDNMQWEAVEAIGAGQVLMIDSRNDPRAASAGNMLMTRMMRKGVAAAITDGAFRDGTEISKMAFPAYCRANTASTRPAYHRAVDMQLPIGCADVAVYPGDIIVGDSDGVVVIPRAIAEEVAEESHEQELRERFLFTKIDAGAPLWGTYPPNEATLKEYAEWRARRAAE; translated from the coding sequence ATGGCTCCGATTGCTTCCCAAACCCTCGAAAAGCTGAAGGCCTGCTCGACAGCGACGCTGACCACGCAGCTCTTCAAGCGCAACTATCGTCAGCAATTCCTGGTTGGGATCACGCCGCTCAATCCGAGCGCTGGTGCGTTTGCCGGGGAGGCTTTCACCTTGCGCTTCATTCCCTCGCGGGAAGACAAGGACTGGGATCTTTCTGATCTCCGCAAGCGGGGTGAGGACAATATGCAGTGGGAGGCCGTGGAGGCGATTGGTGCAGGCCAAGTCCTGATGATCGACAGCCGCAACGACCCGCGTGCCGCATCGGCCGGCAACATGTTGATGACGCGCATGATGCGCAAGGGCGTTGCGGCAGCCATTACCGACGGCGCATTCCGCGACGGGACAGAAATCTCAAAAATGGCGTTTCCCGCTTACTGCAGGGCCAACACGGCCTCGACGCGCCCTGCCTATCATCGCGCGGTTGACATGCAATTGCCAATCGGCTGCGCCGATGTTGCCGTTTACCCCGGCGACATCATCGTCGGGGACAGCGATGGCGTCGTCGTCATCCCACGTGCCATCGCCGAGGAGGTGGCGGAGGAGTCTCATGAGCAGGAGCTGCGCGAGAGATTTCTATTCACCAAGATCGATGCTGGCGCGCCTCTTTGGGGCACCTACCCGCCGAACGAGGCAACGCTGAAGGAATACGCGGAATGGCGAGCCCGGCGAGCGGCGGAGTAA
- a CDS encoding mandelate racemase/muconate lactonizing enzyme family protein produces the protein MPQSNTVPKIISLQTFPVRIPFADGGPGTGGTPSRWHRLDMVLIRIEDEDGHVGWGDAFAYFCLEAVRAAVDHMIAPFVTEAAIDDIAAWNLEVQKKLHLFGRYGITMFALSGVDIALWDLKAKRQGVPLWRLFRANAPTHRPAYASLVRYGDKDLVAEQCKRALERGYRHIKLHEIAPDVIRHAREVIGPGVALMVDANCAWSMQETIALRETFRACNTLWVEEPVFPPDDYKSMEEIEKAAIPVGSGENASTAFDFMRIINAVTYPQPSMTKVGGISEFVKILAACERHGKSVMPHTPYFGPGYLATLAMLPLMQEKTLIEFLFVDPEVWLASTPKPVKGVVSASDRIGIGFEPDLDVLKRYAPRT, from the coding sequence ATGCCCCAAAGCAACACCGTACCCAAGATCATCTCACTGCAAACCTTTCCGGTGCGCATTCCGTTCGCCGATGGCGGCCCGGGCACGGGCGGCACGCCGTCCCGCTGGCATCGCCTCGACATGGTGCTGATTCGTATCGAAGATGAGGATGGGCATGTCGGCTGGGGCGATGCCTTTGCCTATTTCTGCTTGGAGGCGGTGCGCGCGGCCGTCGATCACATGATCGCGCCGTTTGTGACCGAGGCAGCCATCGACGATATCGCTGCCTGGAACCTGGAGGTGCAAAAGAAACTTCATCTCTTTGGACGCTACGGCATAACCATGTTCGCGCTGTCAGGGGTCGACATCGCGCTGTGGGACTTGAAGGCGAAACGGCAGGGCGTGCCGCTATGGCGGCTTTTCCGGGCGAATGCGCCGACGCACCGGCCGGCCTATGCGAGCCTCGTCAGGTATGGCGACAAGGACCTCGTCGCTGAGCAATGCAAGCGGGCGCTCGAGCGCGGCTACCGGCACATCAAGCTTCACGAGATCGCCCCGGATGTAATCAGGCACGCGCGCGAGGTCATCGGGCCCGGTGTCGCGCTGATGGTTGACGCCAATTGCGCCTGGTCCATGCAGGAGACGATCGCTTTGCGAGAAACGTTCCGCGCCTGCAACACCTTGTGGGTGGAGGAGCCGGTATTCCCGCCCGACGACTACAAGAGTATGGAGGAGATTGAGAAGGCCGCAATCCCCGTTGGCAGCGGTGAGAACGCCAGCACGGCCTTTGATTTCATGCGGATCATCAACGCTGTTACCTATCCACAGCCGAGTATGACAAAAGTCGGCGGGATCTCCGAATTCGTCAAGATCTTGGCCGCATGCGAGCGACACGGTAAGAGCGTCATGCCACATACGCCTTACTTCGGGCCGGGATATCTTGCGACCCTGGCGATGCTGCCTTTGATGCAGGAGAAGACGCTGATCGAGTTCCTGTTCGTCGACCCTGAAGTGTGGCTCGCGAGCACACCGAAGCCGGTGAAGGGGGTTGTCAGCGCATCTGATCGCATCGGCATCGGCTTTGAACCAGATCTCGATGTCCTCAAGCGCTACGCTCCCCGCACCTGA
- a CDS encoding IclR family transcriptional regulator domain-containing protein, translating into MSEHEVEWSPELIHPKNVAGTALLGKACDILELIGRSPGVLDQARLADQTGIPRATLYRILAALISRGLIRADPRTQAYTLGFNFLDLAQNAWSSSDLASIASVELRRLRDLTGETAYLAVQDGHHVLSLGRFESAHSERSNARLGALKPMHCTSQGKAILAHLSDAQLDLVVRDGLAKFTEKTICDGEQLKAHLAIVRARGYAIDDEEIVLGTRCVGTAILDPAGKPLAAISVAGPTFRITAERAERLGQELVDVARRISSLLAPAIKSARHDPGNYKVWTKSTAFVGAAPRWDARAQNLVWADLLAPAIRADGGHPFTVSLQALSEGINSLCLVEGGVAYSVGHDIVIDNLSGGQERIEGKPGISFKVLRVSEAGEIWAAAYSAEANISLVGPWRRQSGMEPVFEVQGQVSDIAFCGDAGLFATEPSRQCVYLLERKAARKRKFADIPKVAGAPCALAVDEQFNPWVGLSDGWSVVKLNESGEIERTVALPVPRPTGIAFGGASLSELFVTSARTGLSRESLANAPLSGHLLSIDVGERGLADPVARL; encoded by the coding sequence ATGTCTGAACACGAAGTCGAGTGGTCGCCGGAGCTGATCCATCCTAAGAATGTCGCCGGGACGGCGCTTCTGGGAAAGGCCTGCGATATTCTCGAGCTGATCGGCAGATCACCCGGCGTCCTCGACCAGGCGCGTCTTGCGGACCAGACGGGCATCCCCAGGGCGACCCTGTATCGCATCCTTGCGGCGCTGATCTCGCGTGGACTGATCCGGGCAGATCCGCGCACCCAGGCCTACACGCTTGGTTTCAACTTTCTCGATCTTGCACAGAATGCTTGGTCGTCGTCTGACCTTGCGTCAATTGCGTCCGTAGAGTTGAGGCGCTTACGCGATTTGACCGGTGAGACCGCCTATCTCGCGGTTCAAGACGGTCACCACGTGCTCTCGCTCGGCCGCTTCGAGAGCGCACATTCCGAGCGATCCAATGCGAGGCTCGGCGCGCTTAAACCGATGCATTGCACAAGCCAGGGCAAGGCGATCCTCGCTCATCTCTCCGACGCGCAACTCGACTTGGTGGTCCGCGACGGGCTTGCCAAGTTTACCGAGAAGACGATTTGTGACGGCGAGCAGTTGAAGGCACATCTGGCCATCGTCCGTGCGCGCGGCTATGCGATCGATGACGAAGAGATAGTTCTCGGCACCCGCTGCGTCGGAACGGCTATTCTCGATCCCGCCGGCAAACCGCTTGCGGCCATCAGCGTGGCCGGCCCGACTTTTCGCATCACCGCCGAGCGCGCCGAACGATTAGGGCAAGAGCTCGTTGATGTCGCAAGACGGATTTCGAGCCTGCTCGCACCTGCCATCAAGAGCGCTCGGCATGATCCGGGAAATTACAAGGTCTGGACGAAGAGCACAGCCTTTGTGGGCGCGGCGCCGCGCTGGGATGCGCGCGCGCAGAACTTGGTTTGGGCCGACCTGTTGGCGCCTGCTATCCGCGCCGACGGCGGGCATCCCTTCACCGTCTCGCTGCAGGCGCTCTCTGAGGGCATCAACTCGCTGTGCCTTGTCGAGGGCGGCGTCGCCTATTCAGTTGGCCATGACATCGTGATCGACAATTTATCGGGCGGCCAGGAGCGCATTGAAGGAAAGCCGGGTATTTCCTTCAAAGTGCTGCGCGTCTCGGAGGCTGGTGAGATCTGGGCAGCAGCCTACAGCGCCGAGGCCAACATAAGCCTGGTTGGACCGTGGCGACGGCAATCGGGGATGGAACCGGTGTTCGAAGTGCAAGGCCAGGTGAGCGACATCGCCTTTTGCGGTGATGCCGGCCTGTTCGCGACGGAGCCATCGCGTCAATGCGTCTATCTGCTTGAGCGAAAGGCGGCGCGAAAGCGAAAATTCGCCGATATTCCGAAGGTCGCGGGCGCTCCTTGCGCCCTCGCCGTCGACGAGCAATTTAACCCATGGGTTGGATTGTCGGACGGCTGGAGCGTCGTGAAGCTTAATGAGAGCGGAGAGATTGAGCGAACCGTCGCCCTCCCCGTGCCAAGACCAACCGGTATCGCGTTTGGAGGAGCCTCCCTGTCCGAGCTCTTCGTGACCAGTGCCCGCACCGGCCTGTCGCGCGAAAGCCTCGCCAATGCTCCTCTTTCGGGACACCTCCTGTCGATCGATGTCGGCGAGCGCGGCCTCGCCGATCCAGTCGCAAGGCTTTGA
- a CDS encoding type IV toxin-antitoxin system AbiEi family antitoxin domain-containing protein, whose amino-acid sequence MRKQPQRQRDRAISLLQKRGMMRLSEFLQEGITAATISRMEQKGTLNQLSRGLYQLPDALLDSNHSLAVAAKLIRNGVICYESALAFHELTDRIPPYVWMAIGPRDWRPKIARPRIQITRFGPKEFDKGIKHYTIEGISVPIYTPAKTIVDLFKSGQRQKAFYNVPTGLAHATQAMKDAIRLRKATPSEIAKYAAEAGIWDKIVQPRLETLTLNA is encoded by the coding sequence ATGAGGAAGCAACCACAACGCCAGAGGGATAGGGCGATCTCGCTTCTTCAGAAGCGGGGCATGATGCGCCTTTCTGAATTTCTCCAGGAAGGGATCACGGCCGCAACCATTTCCCGAATGGAACAGAAGGGCACGCTCAATCAGCTCAGCCGCGGCCTTTACCAGCTACCCGATGCACTGCTCGACAGTAACCACTCGCTCGCAGTTGCTGCGAAACTCATTCGAAACGGCGTCATCTGTTACGAGTCTGCGCTCGCCTTCCATGAGCTGACAGACCGCATCCCGCCCTATGTATGGATGGCGATCGGTCCGCGCGACTGGCGGCCCAAGATTGCGCGGCCTCGCATTCAAATTACGCGCTTTGGTCCCAAGGAGTTTGACAAGGGGATCAAGCATTACACCATCGAAGGGATCTCGGTACCGATCTACACACCGGCCAAAACTATCGTCGATCTCTTCAAGAGCGGCCAACGTCAAAAAGCCTTCTACAACGTCCCCACAGGCCTTGCGCACGCCACGCAAGCGATGAAAGACGCGATCAGACTGCGCAAAGCGACACCCTCCGAAATCGCAAAATACGCCGCCGAAGCCGGCATATGGGACAAAATCGTTCAGCCGCGCCTTGAGACGCTGACCTTGAATGCGTAG
- a CDS encoding mobile mystery protein B yields the protein MTETDLHAADDHATPLTPQEREDLIPTHITLRSELNELEQQNIATANRWAFGRRKVPTRESFLKSLHRRMFERVWRWAGKFRTTERNLGVAPHLIEISLHQVLDDARYWIENNTYPPDELAVRFHHRLVSVHPFPNGNGRWSRLAADLLIVQLGGRRFTWGAAGLQTAGTARRAYIAALQAADNHDFGPLIAFARS from the coding sequence ATGACTGAGACTGATCTGCATGCCGCCGACGATCACGCGACACCGCTGACCCCTCAGGAGCGCGAAGATCTTATCCCAACGCACATTACCTTACGTAGCGAGTTGAACGAACTGGAGCAGCAGAACATCGCGACGGCAAACCGCTGGGCGTTTGGCCGCCGCAAGGTTCCGACGCGGGAAAGTTTTCTCAAGAGTTTGCATCGGCGCATGTTCGAACGCGTCTGGCGCTGGGCTGGAAAATTTCGAACGACGGAGCGCAATCTTGGTGTCGCGCCACATCTGATCGAAATTTCGCTGCATCAGGTGCTCGACGACGCAAGGTATTGGATTGAGAACAACACCTATCCACCGGACGAACTTGCGGTTCGCTTCCATCACCGCCTCGTATCCGTACATCCGTTCCCAAACGGCAACGGTCGCTGGTCACGATTGGCTGCTGACTTGTTGATCGTGCAGCTTGGGGGCCGGCGCTTTACATGGGGCGCCGCCGGCTTGCAGACAGCCGGCACCGCACGCAGGGCCTACATTGCAGCGCTTCAGGCTGCCGACAACCATGATTTCGGGCCCCTCATCGCTTTCGCGCGATCATAA
- a CDS encoding mobile mystery protein A — protein MKDAIRHLDSRFAALRALSHSQRPPKGWIRAIRDALGMTTAQYAKRLGVSQPRIVELEKSEQGGSVTLNTLQRAAEALGCRLVYVLVPDRPLAEVVTKRAAEVAERQSRAIEQTMRLEDQAVEDNQAARALREQAIEDLLKRPARLWDDE, from the coding sequence ATGAAAGACGCTATCCGGCATCTCGACAGCCGCTTTGCCGCGCTCCGAGCGCTCTCGCACTCCCAGCGCCCTCCCAAGGGCTGGATTCGCGCGATCCGCGACGCCCTCGGCATGACCACCGCCCAATATGCCAAGAGGCTGGGGGTTTCGCAGCCACGCATCGTGGAACTCGAAAAATCCGAGCAAGGCGGCAGCGTAACCCTCAATACGCTTCAACGCGCGGCCGAGGCCCTCGGCTGCAGGCTGGTCTATGTGCTTGTACCCGACCGCCCCCTCGCAGAAGTTGTAACCAAGCGAGCTGCTGAGGTCGCCGAGCGGCAATCACGAGCTATCGAGCAAACGATGCGGCTCGAGGACCAAGCGGTGGAGGACAATCAGGCTGCCCGCGCGCTTCGGGAACAAGCGATCGAGGATTTGTTGAAACGCCCCGCGCGCCTCTGGGACGACGAATGA
- a CDS encoding LysR family transcriptional regulator translates to MIEFAQIRAFVAVADELHFGRAAKRLNMTQPPLSRHIQMLEQQLDVTLLERTSRSVELTVAGRAFLSEARGLLQQRENAVKAARQAALLAGGALTIGFVGATTYGYLPWLASCLRSELPHIEASFVELTSREQLEALKSGQIDFGLVRPLQTAETVRSACVFREELALALPLDHPLAGRRRPELEQLDGQPFIMYSSAGPYMNSLLTMAFGAAGIRPNVVQSMSQAQAILALVSTGLGLAIVPGETRNACFDNVVFRPIRFGRSIFAELHAIWRSDNRNPVLPRLRELAFRDEGSGVRRPLQLQP, encoded by the coding sequence ATGATCGAATTTGCACAAATTCGTGCCTTTGTTGCGGTTGCCGACGAGCTTCATTTCGGGCGAGCGGCCAAGCGCCTCAACATGACTCAGCCGCCACTCAGCCGGCACATCCAGATGCTCGAGCAACAGCTCGATGTGACGCTGCTTGAGCGAACGAGCCGGTCGGTTGAGCTGACCGTCGCTGGAAGGGCGTTTCTCTCTGAAGCGCGAGGGCTGCTTCAGCAACGGGAGAATGCGGTGAAGGCTGCGCGACAAGCAGCCTTATTGGCTGGTGGTGCCCTGACGATCGGCTTCGTGGGTGCTACAACTTACGGGTATTTGCCTTGGCTTGCCTCGTGCTTGCGCAGCGAACTACCGCACATCGAAGCAAGCTTTGTCGAGCTGACCTCGCGCGAGCAGCTCGAAGCTCTCAAATCAGGGCAAATCGATTTCGGCTTGGTGCGCCCATTGCAGACGGCCGAGACGGTCAGAAGCGCATGCGTGTTCCGCGAGGAGCTGGCGCTCGCCCTGCCACTCGATCACCCGCTCGCGGGGCGGCGCCGGCCCGAGCTTGAGCAGCTCGATGGGCAACCCTTCATCATGTATTCGAGCGCTGGCCCCTACATGAACTCGCTGCTGACCATGGCGTTTGGAGCCGCCGGCATCCGGCCGAATGTCGTGCAGTCGATGAGCCAGGCACAAGCCATCCTCGCGCTGGTCAGCACGGGGTTGGGTCTTGCGATTGTTCCCGGAGAGACCCGCAATGCCTGCTTCGACAATGTCGTGTTTCGGCCTATCCGCTTTGGGCGCTCTATCTTTGCTGAATTGCACGCCATCTGGAGAAGTGACAATCGCAATCCTGTTTTACCGCGCCTGCGCGAGCTTGCCTTTCGGGACGAGGGCAGCGGTGTCCGCCGGCCCTTGCAGCTGCAGCCCTAG
- a CDS encoding MFS transporter, with the protein MSGSRVARFQFRFVILALITMLLALSSGDRATLSIAGPNMSKALGISPVELGWMFSAFAWAYVLAQVPAGWITDKLGAKLSILVGLILWSVVTFLMSGVAWLAYPFLAMLALRFLLGVFESPVGPAAGRIIAAWFPSSERGIAGAIFNSAQYVSLVIFTPLMGYLDHRFGWEHIFTVMGVLGLAFSALWFVTYYPPAQHPKVAPAELDHIRSGGGLVDLGAAPVRSAERGPKWSDLAEVFRSRMLVGIFLAQYGITSITWFFVSWFPSYLVKARGFSVLDASLVATIPAIAGFVGGVMTGFFSDWLLRRTGSLSTARKTPITIGLLMTMLIIGCNYTDSTTLILVLMSAAFFGKGFGSLGWTVVADTAPKEVIGLTGGVFNAIGNTAGITTPVAIGYILAATGSFNGALLYVGLHGLLAIISYWVIVGPIQRAVIQERPELPRAAPIPAE; encoded by the coding sequence ATGTCAGGGAGCAGAGTGGCGCGCTTCCAATTTCGTTTCGTGATCTTGGCACTCATCACGATGTTGCTGGCACTAAGCAGCGGCGATCGAGCGACGCTCTCGATCGCGGGCCCCAATATGTCCAAGGCTCTTGGCATCAGCCCGGTCGAACTCGGCTGGATGTTTTCCGCTTTCGCATGGGCCTACGTGCTGGCTCAGGTGCCCGCTGGCTGGATCACGGACAAGCTCGGCGCAAAGCTCAGCATCCTGGTCGGATTGATCCTCTGGTCGGTCGTCACGTTCCTGATGAGCGGCGTGGCCTGGCTCGCCTATCCGTTTCTGGCCATGCTCGCCTTGCGCTTCCTGCTTGGCGTGTTCGAATCTCCAGTCGGGCCGGCTGCTGGGCGCATCATCGCTGCCTGGTTTCCATCGAGCGAGCGCGGCATTGCCGGCGCGATCTTCAACAGCGCGCAATATGTCTCCCTCGTGATCTTCACGCCTTTGATGGGCTATCTAGATCATCGCTTCGGCTGGGAGCACATCTTCACTGTGATGGGCGTCCTAGGGCTCGCATTCTCCGCCCTCTGGTTCGTCACGTACTATCCGCCTGCTCAACATCCAAAAGTCGCGCCAGCTGAACTCGATCACATTCGCTCTGGTGGCGGCCTTGTCGACCTCGGCGCAGCTCCTGTGCGCTCCGCCGAGCGCGGTCCAAAATGGTCGGATCTGGCCGAAGTCTTCCGCAGCCGCATGCTCGTCGGCATCTTCCTCGCGCAGTACGGCATTACATCCATCACCTGGTTCTTCGTCTCCTGGTTTCCGAGCTATCTCGTCAAGGCCCGCGGCTTTTCGGTACTCGACGCAAGTTTAGTGGCGACCATCCCGGCCATCGCCGGCTTCGTTGGCGGCGTCATGACCGGCTTCTTCTCAGATTGGCTTCTTCGCAGGACCGGATCGCTAAGCACCGCGAGGAAGACGCCGATTACGATTGGTCTGTTGATGACGATGCTGATCATCGGCTGCAATTACACAGACTCCACCACGTTGATCCTAGTCCTGATGAGCGCCGCCTTTTTCGGCAAGGGCTTTGGATCGCTAGGTTGGACCGTAGTGGCCGATACCGCGCCAAAAGAAGTCATCGGGCTGACCGGCGGCGTCTTCAACGCGATCGGTAATACTGCCGGCATCACGACCCCGGTTGCGATCGGCTACATCCTTGCAGCGACCGGATCCTTCAATGGCGCGCTGCTCTATGTCGGCCTCCATGGCCTACTCGCCATTATCAGCTACTGGGTCATCGTGGGCCCGATTCAACGTGCCGTCATTCAGGAAAGGCCCGAGCTTCCTCGCGCTGCGCCAATACCAGCCGAATAG
- a CDS encoding L-talarate/galactarate dehydratase, with translation MQNTTRIIANPLAAGLAPGEATTDRIAWVKLSLVFLPLAAPISDAKVLTGRQKPLTEIAFLFAEIETEQGHSGIGYSYSKRAGGPGQFAHAKEIAGELIGEDPNDIARIWDKLVWAGASVGRSGLSTQAIAAFDIALWDLKAKRAKLPLAKLLGAHRDSVRCYNTSGGYLSMPIEEVKERVSMALEKGIGAIKLKVGQPDPMVDLARIEAVRKHIGDVPLAIDANQQWDRTTALRFGRIAEQFSLTWIEEPLDAYDYEGHAALAKELATPIATGEMLTSVDEHYELIRHNSVDFIQPDAPRVGGITPFLKILALADHKKLQLAPHYCMEIHLHLTAAYGREPWVEHFEWSEAMFNEKLHVVNGRMIVPNRPGLGFSLSDQARAWTRATHEAGKRP, from the coding sequence ATGCAAAACACGACACGCATCATTGCCAATCCGCTAGCTGCGGGACTTGCGCCCGGCGAAGCCACCACCGATCGAATCGCATGGGTCAAGCTATCGCTGGTTTTCCTTCCACTTGCCGCACCGATCAGCGACGCGAAGGTGCTTACCGGCCGCCAAAAGCCGCTCACGGAGATCGCGTTCCTGTTCGCGGAGATCGAAACCGAGCAGGGCCATAGTGGCATCGGCTATAGCTATTCGAAGCGCGCGGGAGGGCCCGGGCAGTTCGCTCATGCCAAGGAAATTGCCGGTGAACTTATAGGTGAGGATCCCAATGACATCGCGCGCATCTGGGACAAGCTGGTCTGGGCCGGCGCTTCCGTCGGGCGTAGTGGACTGTCAACCCAGGCAATTGCCGCCTTTGACATTGCGTTGTGGGATCTCAAGGCCAAGCGAGCGAAGCTGCCGCTGGCCAAATTGCTCGGCGCCCACCGAGATTCGGTTCGCTGCTACAACACATCCGGCGGCTATCTCTCCATGCCCATCGAGGAGGTCAAGGAGCGCGTCTCGATGGCGCTCGAAAAGGGCATCGGCGCCATCAAGCTCAAAGTCGGCCAGCCCGACCCGATGGTTGATCTCGCCCGCATCGAGGCAGTGCGCAAACATATTGGCGACGTACCGCTGGCGATCGATGCCAATCAGCAATGGGACCGCACGACTGCACTGAGGTTTGGTCGCATTGCCGAGCAGTTCAGCCTGACCTGGATCGAAGAGCCGCTGGATGCTTACGATTACGAAGGGCATGCCGCGCTCGCCAAGGAGCTTGCAACCCCGATCGCCACGGGTGAGATGCTAACAAGCGTCGATGAACATTACGAGCTGATCCGGCACAATTCGGTCGACTTCATTCAGCCAGACGCCCCCCGCGTCGGGGGCATCACCCCCTTCCTGAAGATCCTCGCGCTTGCCGACCATAAGAAGCTGCAGCTCGCTCCCCATTACTGCATGGAGATCCACCTTCATCTGACGGCGGCTTACGGCCGCGAGCCCTGGGTCGAGCACTTCGAGTGGTCGGAAGCCATGTTCAACGAGAAACTCCATGTCGTGAATGGACGCATGATCGTGCCAAACCGACCGGGCCTCGGCTTCAGCCTCTCGGATCAGGCTCGGGCATGGACTCGCGCCACTCACGAAGCCGGAAAGCGGCCCTAA